The genome window CTCCAGTATCTGATTTTCAATCAATGGTCAGGTAAAAGTTATGAGATTTATAACATCTGCGGTCCAACCGGCGTGGAAAATGGTATTCCGAGCTTCGGTACTCAGGAGGGTTTCAGGCAGCTTGCCTGGCATGAGTTCGGACATTCTTTCGTCAACCCGCTATCAGAATCCTTGAAAAACAGAATAAAGATCTCTGAATATTCATCCCTTTTTATGCCCATCAGGGAGAAGATGGAAAAAGAAGGTTACTCAAACTGGGAAACCTGCGTGAACGAGCATATTGTCAGGGCAATTACAGCTCGCCTAACCTTTATCCATTTTGGAAAGCAGGCAGGGGAAGATGAGCTAAGGGATCAAAAGAGCAGGGGATTCGTTTACATTGATCCTTTGTGCAAAAAACTTGAGGAATATGAAATCCGGAGAGATAAATATCCAGCCTTTGCAGATTTTTTTCAGGAGTTACTTAAGGTCTTTGAAGAGATAACAAAAAAGGGTGCGGATAAGGAGTTTTACTCGTTTGATTTTGTTGGACCGATTAATGCGGTGATCTCGGATAAGGAATCTATCGTCCTGATTCTGCCTACTCAGGAAAGCGATAAAGCGGTGCAGGATGAAATCCATAAATATGTGATGAAAATCTATGAAAGGTTCTTCAAGGGATGTCTGGTATTAACAGATGCTGAGGCTTTAAGCCGAGACCTTTCAAAAAATTCACTGATTATCTACGGCACTGCCAGAGGTAATCTCTGGCTGGCACAGCATCTGAACGAATTCCCTTTAAGGATCGAGCCGGATAAAATCGTGACGGATTCAGTCTATTACGGGACGGACTTGCGATTCATCACTGCCTGGCCCAATCCACAAAATCCACAAAAAGGGATGGTTATCTACACTGCTCAAAAAGCTGAGGATATTGTCGGGATTAATGGCGTTTTTCACGGAGGAACTGATTACGTTATCGCCAAGGGGACGGAGATTTTGAAACAGGGGAATTATAAAAAAGATAAAGGGCTATGGTTATTCAGATAATGGTATTGCTGGTGAAACCTCAGAGTGTAAGGGCGGAGCTATGTCTCTACTCATAAAATTTTGGCGACCCTATAAGGGGTCGCGTTACTAGCAGAGCGGGACACAGCGTGCCGAGCCATCAATGTCTCTTGGGTTTAAGAGGAAAGCCTTTAGGAGTATGTCAAGAAATTAGTCGGGTTCCAAATCCTCGATCTTCGCTATGCCAATCCCCAACATTAACTTAGCATTAACTTCTTTCATCGTAGCATCAGACAAGGCATATTTGTGCTCGATAATGTTATCCTTAGGAATAGTATGAATCTGATTACAGATTATTATTGCCCCATGTTCTGTGCGAGATTCCTGTGGTGATAATATTACTTGCCAGGGATAATCTTTAATCTCTTTTTTTTCTTTTATAGTAGTGATAACTACTGCCACGAAACTATTGACATTCTCAACAATTTTCCCTTCTTGAAGGCAAAGAACATATTTTTGTATGGGTTTAGAGGGTTGGTCAGGTGGGACAAACTTAACTAAAAAAACTGCACCTCTTATATAAAACACAGACATTAACTCTATTCGTCTAAATCAATAAGTTTTGGAATGTAATTGGCGATAATCTTGTTCAGTTTATTTTTTTCTTGATCCTCTAAGTCATCTTTGGTAAATTGAGGTAGTTTTCCTTTATATCTTTCTTTCAAGGAAGTGACCAGATCACTCTGGGTTTTTTCGACTCTTAT of Candidatus Zixiibacteriota bacterium contains these proteins:
- a CDS encoding DUF4932 domain-containing protein, yielding MKKIKYLQLQWVALFLLVLTTSCGEKKQIESARSLNITVDPRIELLAVVQFLSGYGERTGLITRYDFPYKADVSEYFSACKNHPAVKLFEEMSVSGFSFDAPPDAMLHLSDPPELTLQVPYTRNLKRRAGGQERLEKFIQELRDFAQKTNFTSFFEAHKGTYSKLVSDTYGKMQGVDFIATLENYYGMKQLRYNIILAPLFHPGGFGPRIDREGGSNPIFNFIKSLQYLIFNQWSGKSYEIYNICGPTGVENGIPSFGTQEGFRQLAWHEFGHSFVNPLSESLKNRIKISEYSSLFMPIREKMEKEGYSNWETCVNEHIVRAITARLTFIHFGKQAGEDELRDQKSRGFVYIDPLCKKLEEYEIRRDKYPAFADFFQELLKVFEEITKKGADKEFYSFDFVGPINAVISDKESIVLILPTQESDKAVQDEIHKYVMKIYERFFKGCLVLTDAEALSRDLSKNSLIIYGTARGNLWLAQHLNEFPLRIEPDKIVTDSVYYGTDLRFITAWPNPQNPQKGMVIYTAQKAEDIVGINGVFHGGTDYVIAKGTEILKQGNYKKDKGLWLFR
- a CDS encoding type II toxin-antitoxin system PemK/MazF family toxin, which translates into the protein MSVFYIRGAVFLVKFVPPDQPSKPIQKYVLCLQEGKIVENVNSFVAVVITTIKEKKEIKDYPWQVILSPQESRTEHGAIIICNQIHTIPKDNIIEHKYALSDATMKEVNAKLMLGIGIAKIEDLEPD